A window of the Williamsia phyllosphaerae genome harbors these coding sequences:
- a CDS encoding holin — MTMFTVKFWKDAAERLIKTAAQAALGVVVTAPVADLAGIDWKATLSLILVPAVASLLTSVISSGKGNPESASLVQPATGRDL, encoded by the coding sequence ATGACCATGTTCACCGTCAAGTTCTGGAAAGACGCAGCAGAGCGTCTGATCAAGACCGCGGCGCAGGCTGCTCTCGGCGTTGTCGTAACGGCCCCGGTCGCTGACCTCGCGGGCATTGACTGGAAGGCGACACTGTCGCTGATCCTGGTCCCGGCCGTCGCGTCCCTGTTGACGTCGGTCATCTCCAGCGGCAAGGGCAACCCCGAGAGCGCATCGCTCGTCCAACCCGCCACCGGCCGCGATCTCTGA
- a CDS encoding HNH endonuclease yields MTKPTTKRKRRPKGLGSVHMRSRDNLWIGSFEVPSKTGAKRGRKSVTSMQYCQLQLKMRDLRNELGIGMAPIAHARPLTAIEVSNDKGTHTRKEWVDLLRSVQGICHYCGELALPPTKDHMIPVALGGTSAIENIAVSCEPCNWSKGALTAEQFMARRVA; encoded by the coding sequence ATGACCAAGCCTACGACCAAGCGCAAGAGACGACCCAAAGGACTCGGCTCGGTCCACATGCGATCCCGCGACAACCTCTGGATCGGGTCGTTCGAGGTGCCGTCGAAAACGGGAGCCAAGCGCGGGCGCAAGAGCGTCACGTCCATGCAGTACTGCCAACTGCAACTCAAGATGCGAGACCTTCGCAACGAACTGGGTATCGGAATGGCGCCAATCGCACACGCTAGACCGCTCACGGCAATCGAGGTGTCGAACGACAAGGGCACGCACACCCGTAAAGAGTGGGTCGACCTCCTGCGCAGCGTTCAGGGCATCTGCCACTACTGCGGCGAGCTTGCTCTACCGCCCACAAAGGACCACATGATCCCGGTAGCCCTCGGCGGCACCAGTGCCATCGAGAACATCGCCGTGTCGTGCGAGCCGTGCAACTGGTCCAAAGGCGCACTCACCGCAGAGCAATTCATGGCTCGCCGAGTGGCTTAG
- a CDS encoding phage tail fiber protein produces MALATDTMKTALLNAYKAQGSYLSLHTGSPGSTGANESTGGSPAYSRQQTTWGTPSAGTLTGSQVSIPVPASTITAAGVWTAATGGTFLDALAVTSTTVSGNATIQVTPSITIS; encoded by the coding sequence ATGGCACTCGCAACCGACACGATGAAGACCGCCCTCCTCAACGCCTACAAAGCGCAGGGCTCGTACCTGTCGCTGCACACCGGCTCCCCGGGATCGACCGGCGCCAACGAATCCACCGGAGGCAGCCCCGCCTACTCCCGTCAGCAAACCACTTGGGGCACCCCGTCCGCCGGCACCCTCACCGGGTCGCAGGTGTCGATTCCCGTCCCCGCATCCACCATCACCGCAGCCGGAGTGTGGACCGCGGCAACCGGCGGCACATTCCTAGACGCACTCGCCGTCACCTCGACCACCGTCTCCGGCAACGCCACCATCCAGGTCACCCCGAGCATCACCATCTCGTGA
- a CDS encoding Gp37-like protein, with protein MTANVVPFAGSNLDDFAMWAREIRETRIARIAKPPRITLYDGNWNYRGVCANLMADGSSVELKYNDTGAIHLELPISLDSAEAKRSTFLAHWALDQESRGTSNIHVIVEKDGARIGGRTDPEKGVTLIRSKDGDKVVLEFLEDTQELKHVHMAASPFLPVSLVQQPKEQFLWAPVDWGGLSTLGWNMLRVQGTNFNVNFDLLDPSTHSNGLWAQTQIVPMPKPIGSSVAPTTIITGNIKQSWFDVMAPILEDAELMIKTRRFLKGDPEPWPGAGTNWRQGTLFVDIVDKSGWQAGTSLGGNLATGLLRSIANVTSNYVEDSYDLITGAPVDTTGYKLPGVLGTQPPHPYVVYRDGDVTGVQDFQLTRGAGGPCRITAGGQSMPGVNELFEAAIGYAGDVIGDNINIAGYGVGSLGGILNAFLMPIIKNSVLAYMSVPLIGRAAQQGWGHYIETSATNVTQAYTPTAIMDLRKRRRETDPDTAFSFTVASGIPWLIGDNGQGHWWLGDRVGATTKYLGARVYVTRCRSMTLPISREEPAVWQAKFGDLRTQQDALEKLVGLVGTTATALNAIGIG; from the coding sequence GTGACGGCGAACGTCGTTCCGTTCGCGGGGTCGAACCTTGATGACTTCGCGATGTGGGCTCGGGAGATTCGTGAGACGCGGATCGCCAGGATCGCTAAGCCGCCCCGCATCACGTTGTATGACGGGAACTGGAACTACCGCGGTGTGTGCGCGAACTTGATGGCGGATGGTTCGTCGGTTGAGTTGAAGTACAACGACACGGGCGCCATCCACCTTGAGCTGCCGATCAGCCTGGACTCTGCGGAGGCGAAGCGGTCGACGTTTCTGGCGCATTGGGCGTTGGATCAGGAGTCCCGCGGCACCAGCAACATTCACGTCATTGTTGAGAAGGATGGTGCGCGGATCGGTGGGCGGACGGACCCTGAGAAGGGTGTCACGCTCATCCGGTCGAAGGATGGCGACAAGGTTGTTCTCGAGTTTTTGGAGGACACCCAGGAGTTGAAGCACGTCCACATGGCGGCGTCCCCGTTCTTGCCCGTGTCGCTGGTGCAGCAGCCGAAGGAACAGTTCCTGTGGGCGCCCGTCGACTGGGGCGGTTTGTCGACCCTCGGCTGGAACATGCTGCGGGTGCAGGGCACAAACTTTAACGTCAACTTTGACCTGCTGGATCCGTCGACGCATTCGAATGGGTTGTGGGCGCAGACACAGATTGTGCCGATGCCGAAGCCGATCGGTTCGTCGGTGGCTCCAACGACGATCATCACCGGCAACATCAAGCAGTCGTGGTTCGACGTGATGGCGCCGATTCTTGAGGACGCCGAGTTGATGATCAAGACGCGGCGGTTCTTGAAGGGCGACCCGGAGCCGTGGCCTGGTGCGGGCACGAACTGGCGGCAGGGCACCTTGTTCGTCGACATCGTGGACAAGTCGGGGTGGCAGGCGGGTACGTCTCTGGGCGGCAACCTGGCGACGGGTTTGTTGCGGTCGATTGCGAACGTGACCAGCAACTATGTCGAGGACTCGTACGACCTGATTACTGGCGCCCCTGTAGACACGACGGGTTACAAGTTGCCGGGTGTGTTGGGTACGCAGCCGCCGCATCCGTATGTGGTGTACCGCGACGGCGACGTGACCGGCGTCCAGGATTTCCAGTTGACGCGTGGTGCTGGCGGTCCGTGCCGCATCACTGCGGGCGGTCAGTCGATGCCGGGTGTGAATGAACTGTTCGAGGCCGCGATCGGGTATGCGGGTGACGTGATCGGCGACAACATCAACATCGCCGGCTACGGCGTGGGTTCGTTGGGCGGGATCCTGAATGCGTTCCTGATGCCGATCATCAAGAACTCGGTGTTGGCGTACATGAGTGTCCCGTTGATTGGTCGTGCGGCTCAGCAGGGTTGGGGCCACTACATCGAAACGTCGGCGACGAACGTGACGCAGGCATATACCCCGACGGCGATCATGGATCTGCGTAAGCGGCGGCGTGAGACGGACCCGGATACGGCGTTCAGTTTCACGGTGGCGTCGGGGATTCCGTGGCTGATTGGCGATAACGGTCAGGGTCATTGGTGGCTTGGTGACCGCGTGGGTGCGACGACGAAGTATCTGGGTGCGCGTGTGTATGTGACGCGGTGCCGGTCGATGACGTTGCCCATTTCGCGTGAGGAGCCTGCTGTGTGGCAGGCGAAGTTCGGTGATTTGCGCACTCAGCAGGATGCGTTGGAGAAGCTGGTCGGTCTGGTTGGGACGACCGCGACCGCTTTGAACGCGATCGGTATCGGTTAG
- a CDS encoding LtfC-like domain-containing protein, which produces MPDLGWDPITTASVILSKGADLVFNLPATDASGNTVTWPVGSTSTITFYNKAKTAVLTKAGVVTPNRIDYIVQSEDLAPILSTASTFDLLITLPQSPTQEFMLYTGSVKRKDGAK; this is translated from the coding sequence ATGCCAGACCTCGGATGGGATCCCATCACCACCGCCTCGGTAATCCTCTCCAAAGGCGCCGACCTCGTATTCAACCTCCCCGCAACCGACGCATCAGGCAACACCGTCACCTGGCCGGTCGGCTCAACCTCCACCATCACCTTCTACAACAAGGCGAAAACAGCGGTCCTCACCAAAGCGGGCGTCGTCACACCCAACCGCATCGACTACATCGTGCAATCCGAAGACCTCGCACCGATCCTGTCGACCGCCTCCACCTTCGACCTACTCATCACGTTGCCGCAGTCCCCGACACAGGAATTCATGCTCTACACCGGCAGCGTCAAACGGAAGGACGGCGCCAAGTGA
- a CDS encoding phage tail tape measure protein, whose translation MVAETSGIPRQIRSAFGSAQRDADSAGRNSGRSFASSFGSSLKGLGAAAGVTGGIAAVAGAMKSAISSGMDFTTSLNTMQAVAGASADQVARVGQMARQLGTDNSLAATSSVDAAQAMLELAKGGFTVDQSMQAARGTLQLAAAAQISAGEAATIQSQALQAFGQNASFAGTASDILANSANASSAEITDVAQALQQSGTVANQFGISMNDTAAAISLMANSGIKGSDAGTLLKSALLALTDQGKPAQSAMEELGITAYDAQGKFVGLSSLFGQLQTASKGMSAEQYQAATSVLFGSDAMRIAGIAAQQGKTGFDQMSAAMGRQGAAADVAAAKMQGLPGAWEKLKNEAQDAGLAFYDLVKGPLTAAANSVSSGIGGAVDAIGRLGGEGLDKLRDLGFLSQAGTTFEKLRDAVVAAAPGLGQIAKSLAEAAAVIGGATWLAFSGALQVAAGALQVIAPLLESVGDLMQGNQTLVTALLGAYLAFKIIPGIVGRIGSAFSPITSRISATTSSVGSFNDQVRRLQTVSATTGTSVGRLGAQMAILGSNSPAIGRMRQAFVDASSAASRMPRTVGTAAGALSGLRTGIGAVSGAMGGPLGIALAAGTIAMGVWGKSQADAARDAAENKRQIDELSQAINFQTGALDAQGKKKVFDKLSGEGVFDTVDKNPQLGVSAAQVQSAAEGQKSAIDTVNAALDRQAAKSIENSKYWQTNGKDYAKAGVSMQELTAAVRGNGDAQEAVKSKLQAAGWENYDSAVGRARNGLDSAGQSAVALGEKIGSTNETLGKSQERARQEAEALGLVSQRFEEIAKQFATPGTTSIQVDTSQIAGAEDRLKSLGFTTRSLPNGKVEITANDEAARARLQFVSTNVNLLNALTANPKIGLNDDAFSLGDQKARNTLRDLSGQIADPKAKLTITDLINGKAVSLAELQQLDQTISNPQVRADVTKALQNIDAVNKALDQAARTRIANITAQVQGLDFGERTQSGRVFRGPGLAQNADGSIRQYANGGINALESYANGKLPTQAVIQKAQPNSLVQWAEPETGGEAFIPLAQGKRGRSTSILTAVAQMFGFDLVPQGNLSGTVSGMAGALSGGAVSGLLARTGLDRMYKFAAGGVTAEGLKALAQGTGASRPLTGAPYVWGGTNWGDCSGAMSAFARFAAGLDPFGGRFSTATMGAQLQQMGFSMGRGTSGDLRFGWHNGGPGGGHTSGTLPDGTAIEMGGGNGGGMLGGGAANADDPQHNEHAYMTIGPAYTDAGADPGGFVVRPDGTIAFNPGNGNFSAGGSSAGSSAGSAESGGTSLSTRLGSAAGSFIEGQIASMLSVLSVNDSPGALAAIAEYENQVKSSKSGSGSGSAVDPAALKTSYETAKAEADKRYEAEVLRRKQEYEAERKKLQDQQKATKDVAKKAELDRKLADLKTKYENDSLAAKQKHDDAALQAKQKFDEVKKTGASANSAASAQQSAVTDPGSTVPKKGEDLGVRAGVSGGGIKEAFKSGLRDAWRVGQPWTDSEWIVNKESSWNPAAKNGKYFGLIQAGPEVYQAAGKSPTTTDPREQGQVFDKYVGDRYQDPMRARAHHQANNWYDQGGAAIGTGLMAKNVIAPERVLSPRQTAAFESMVQRDFQAGGGTGALEEKFDRLIDLMSKRPPLMPVVVPDEAGRRRVERDRTVQRHLVSK comes from the coding sequence GTGGTCGCCGAGACGTCGGGCATTCCTCGTCAGATCCGTAGTGCTTTCGGTTCGGCTCAGCGGGACGCCGATAGCGCGGGCCGTAACAGCGGTCGGTCGTTCGCGTCGTCGTTTGGCTCGTCTCTGAAAGGGCTCGGTGCTGCCGCTGGCGTGACCGGCGGAATCGCGGCGGTCGCGGGTGCCATGAAGTCGGCGATCTCGTCGGGCATGGATTTCACGACCAGCTTGAACACGATGCAGGCGGTGGCTGGTGCGTCGGCGGATCAGGTGGCGCGCGTGGGTCAGATGGCCCGCCAGCTCGGTACTGACAACTCCCTCGCTGCGACGTCGAGTGTCGATGCGGCGCAGGCGATGCTTGAACTCGCTAAGGGCGGGTTCACGGTCGATCAGTCGATGCAGGCCGCTCGGGGAACCCTGCAGTTGGCGGCTGCCGCTCAGATCAGTGCCGGTGAGGCGGCGACGATTCAGTCGCAGGCGCTGCAGGCATTCGGGCAGAACGCTTCCTTCGCTGGCACGGCCTCGGACATTTTGGCGAACTCGGCGAACGCTTCGTCGGCTGAGATCACCGACGTTGCGCAGGCGTTGCAGCAGTCGGGCACGGTCGCGAACCAGTTCGGTATTTCGATGAACGATACGGCCGCGGCGATCTCGTTGATGGCGAACTCGGGCATCAAGGGTTCTGACGCCGGCACCCTACTCAAGTCGGCGCTGTTGGCGTTGACCGATCAGGGCAAGCCCGCGCAGTCCGCGATGGAAGAACTTGGGATCACTGCGTATGACGCGCAGGGCAAGTTCGTTGGGTTGTCGTCGCTGTTTGGTCAGTTGCAGACGGCGTCGAAGGGCATGTCGGCTGAGCAGTATCAGGCGGCGACTTCGGTGCTGTTCGGTTCGGACGCTATGCGTATCGCTGGTATCGCGGCGCAGCAGGGTAAGACCGGCTTCGATCAGATGTCGGCGGCTATGGGTCGGCAGGGTGCTGCCGCCGATGTTGCTGCGGCGAAGATGCAGGGTTTGCCGGGTGCGTGGGAGAAGTTGAAGAACGAGGCGCAGGACGCGGGCCTGGCGTTCTACGACTTGGTGAAGGGGCCGTTGACGGCGGCTGCAAACAGTGTGTCGTCGGGTATCGGTGGCGCAGTTGACGCTATCGGGCGTCTTGGTGGCGAGGGGCTGGACAAGCTTCGCGATCTGGGGTTCTTGTCGCAGGCTGGCACAACGTTCGAGAAGTTGCGGGATGCGGTGGTGGCTGCGGCTCCGGGGCTAGGGCAGATCGCGAAGTCGTTGGCGGAGGCTGCTGCAGTTATTGGCGGTGCGACGTGGCTTGCGTTCTCGGGTGCTCTGCAGGTAGCGGCGGGTGCGCTACAGGTGATCGCCCCGCTCCTTGAGTCGGTTGGCGACTTGATGCAGGGCAACCAAACTCTCGTCACCGCACTGCTGGGGGCTTACCTCGCTTTTAAAATCATCCCAGGCATCGTAGGCCGTATCGGGTCTGCGTTCTCGCCGATCACTAGCCGTATATCGGCCACGACCTCATCGGTCGGAAGTTTTAACGACCAAGTTCGTCGACTGCAAACCGTGTCGGCGACCACTGGAACTTCGGTTGGTCGGCTCGGTGCTCAGATGGCAATCCTGGGCAGTAATTCGCCTGCGATCGGTCGTATGCGGCAGGCGTTTGTTGACGCTTCCTCGGCGGCGTCACGTATGCCGCGCACGGTGGGCACAGCGGCTGGTGCACTGTCGGGGCTGCGCACGGGTATCGGCGCGGTGTCGGGTGCTATGGGTGGCCCTTTGGGTATCGCCCTCGCTGCGGGAACTATAGCGATGGGTGTATGGGGCAAGAGCCAGGCAGACGCTGCCAGGGACGCCGCAGAGAATAAGCGGCAGATTGATGAACTGTCGCAAGCGATCAACTTTCAGACAGGTGCGCTTGACGCTCAAGGCAAGAAGAAGGTGTTCGATAAACTCTCGGGCGAGGGCGTATTTGACACCGTTGATAAGAACCCGCAACTCGGGGTATCGGCGGCACAGGTTCAGTCTGCCGCCGAGGGGCAGAAGTCGGCCATAGATACGGTCAACGCGGCTCTTGATCGCCAGGCCGCCAAGTCAATTGAGAACTCGAAGTACTGGCAGACCAACGGCAAGGACTATGCCAAGGCCGGCGTGTCCATGCAAGAACTGACCGCTGCTGTTCGTGGGAACGGTGACGCGCAGGAGGCGGTCAAGAGCAAGCTGCAGGCTGCTGGTTGGGAGAACTACGACTCGGCGGTCGGTCGTGCCCGGAACGGCCTGGATAGTGCCGGTCAGTCTGCCGTCGCCTTGGGCGAGAAGATTGGGTCGACTAACGAGACCCTTGGCAAGTCGCAGGAACGCGCCCGGCAAGAGGCCGAGGCGTTGGGGTTGGTGTCGCAGCGGTTCGAGGAGATTGCGAAGCAGTTCGCGACCCCGGGAACGACGTCGATCCAGGTTGATACCAGCCAGATCGCCGGCGCTGAGGACCGACTGAAGTCTCTCGGGTTCACGACGCGGTCGCTGCCGAACGGCAAGGTTGAGATCACCGCGAACGATGAGGCTGCGCGTGCTCGGCTGCAGTTCGTGTCGACCAACGTCAACCTGTTGAACGCGTTGACGGCGAACCCGAAGATCGGGCTGAACGACGATGCGTTCTCGCTGGGCGATCAGAAGGCGCGCAACACGTTGCGTGATCTGTCGGGTCAGATTGCGGACCCGAAGGCGAAGCTGACGATCACCGATCTAATCAACGGTAAAGCCGTTTCGCTGGCTGAGTTGCAGCAGCTGGATCAGACGATCAGTAACCCGCAGGTGCGTGCGGATGTCACTAAGGCGCTGCAGAACATCGACGCGGTGAACAAGGCGTTGGATCAGGCTGCCCGCACCCGTATAGCGAACATCACTGCCCAGGTGCAGGGTCTCGACTTTGGTGAGCGCACTCAGAGTGGGCGTGTGTTCCGTGGTCCGGGGTTGGCGCAGAACGCTGATGGTTCGATCCGTCAGTATGCGAATGGCGGCATCAACGCGCTCGAGTCGTATGCGAACGGAAAACTCCCTACGCAGGCGGTGATTCAGAAGGCGCAACCGAATTCGTTGGTGCAGTGGGCTGAGCCTGAGACGGGTGGCGAGGCGTTTATCCCGTTGGCGCAGGGTAAGCGTGGCCGGTCTACGAGCATCTTGACGGCGGTTGCTCAGATGTTTGGCTTCGATCTGGTGCCGCAGGGCAATCTTTCGGGGACTGTGTCGGGGATGGCTGGTGCGTTGTCGGGTGGCGCTGTGTCGGGTCTGTTGGCTCGCACTGGTTTGGATCGGATGTACAAGTTCGCGGCTGGTGGTGTGACGGCTGAGGGTTTGAAGGCGTTGGCGCAGGGGACTGGTGCGTCTCGTCCGTTGACTGGTGCCCCGTATGTGTGGGGTGGCACGAACTGGGGTGATTGCTCGGGTGCGATGAGCGCGTTTGCTCGGTTCGCTGCAGGTTTGGATCCGTTCGGTGGCCGGTTCTCGACGGCGACGATGGGCGCCCAGTTGCAGCAGATGGGTTTCTCAATGGGCCGCGGCACGTCGGGTGATCTGCGGTTCGGGTGGCACAACGGTGGTCCGGGTGGCGGTCATACGTCGGGCACATTGCCTGACGGGACTGCTATCGAGATGGGTGGCGGTAACGGCGGCGGCATGTTGGGTGGTGGTGCTGCGAACGCTGATGATCCGCAGCACAACGAGCACGCCTACATGACGATCGGCCCGGCGTACACGGATGCGGGTGCGGATCCTGGCGGGTTTGTGGTGCGTCCTGATGGGACGATCGCGTTCAATCCGGGTAACGGAAACTTTTCGGCCGGCGGTTCGTCGGCGGGCTCGAGTGCGGGTAGCGCTGAGTCGGGTGGCACGTCGTTGTCGACGCGGCTGGGTTCGGCGGCTGGGTCGTTCATTGAGGGCCAGATTGCGTCGATGTTGTCGGTGTTGTCGGTGAATGATTCGCCGGGTGCGTTGGCTGCGATCGCCGAGTATGAGAACCAGGTGAAGTCGTCTAAGAGTGGTTCGGGTTCGGGTTCTGCGGTTGATCCTGCTGCGTTGAAGACTTCGTATGAGACGGCTAAGGCTGAGGCGGACAAGCGGTATGAGGCCGAGGTGTTGCGCCGTAAGCAGGAGTATGAGGCTGAGCGGAAGAAGCTGCAGGATCAGCAGAAGGCGACGAAGGATGTCGCGAAGAAGGCTGAGCTGGATCGTAAGCTCGCTGATCTGAAAACCAAGTATGAGAACGATTCGTTGGCGGCGAAGCAGAAGCATGATGATGCGGCGTTGCAGGCGAAGCAGAAGTTCGATGAGGTCAAGAAGACTGGCGCGTCTGCTAATTCGGCTGCGTCGGCTCAGCAGTCTGCGGTCACTGATCCGGGTTCGACGGTCCCGAAGAAGGGTGAGGATCTGGGTGTCCGGGCTGGTGTGTCCGGTGGCGGGATCAAGGAGGCGTTCAAGTCGGGTCTGCGGGATGCGTGGCGTGTTGGTCAGCCGTGGACCGACTCCGAGTGGATCGTCAACAAGGAGTCGTCGTGGAACCCGGCGGCGAAGAACGGCAAATACTTTGGGCTGATTCAGGCTGGCCCCGAGGTGTATCAGGCGGCGGGTAAGTCGCCGACGACGACGGATCCGCGTGAGCAGGGGCAGGTGTTCGACAAGTATGTCGGGGACCGTTACCAGGATCCGATGCGTGCGCGTGCTCATCATCAGGCGAACAACTGGTACGACCAGGGTGGTGCCGCGATTGGTACGGGGTTGATGGCGAAGAACGTGATCGCCCCCGAGCGCGTCCTGTCGCCACGTCAGACTGCGGCTTTCGAAAGCATGGTGCAGCGCGATTTCCAGGCGGGCGGCGGTACGGGTGCGCTCGAGGAGAAGTTCGACCGCCTCATCGATCTGATGTCGAAGCGTCCACCTTTGATGCCTGTGGTTGTTCCTGACGAGGCTGGTCGTCGTCGTGTCGAGCGGGATAGGACGGTGCAGCGTCACTTGGTGAGCAAATGA
- a CDS encoding N-acetylmuramoyl-L-alanine amidase, translating into MSDPTWLPEILRAEGLTVREIAGWRDRGHGDFGNIWGIVCHHTGSNNASANSIAFHPDLGLASQLHLSRDGIYTVCGAGVAWHAGQGSWPGIQTNNANQVTIGIEAASAGQDWPPAQYNAYVRGVAAILRKLGQPASHAIGHKEWGAIQGKWDPGAIDMNKFRRDVQAVIDRKAPVVVVNEINETAKRATWLGKRGTAGETSVGKDGKGRMVAFENGHVYFYPGLGAHAIPHGGLFEAFADYGYERGALGYPVRDFTKLDHGAVQAFQGGVLYRQDGAAKGFYVTGDIGKRYADTGYEKGPWGYPTSNEFVDSDGNRVQTFEHTVARWHSSHVVATTAGKA; encoded by the coding sequence ATGTCTGATCCCACCTGGCTCCCCGAAATACTCCGCGCAGAAGGACTCACCGTCCGCGAAATCGCAGGCTGGCGCGACCGCGGCCACGGCGACTTCGGCAACATCTGGGGCATCGTCTGCCACCACACCGGCAGCAACAACGCCTCCGCCAACAGCATCGCCTTCCATCCCGACCTGGGACTCGCCTCCCAACTCCACCTCTCCCGCGACGGCATCTACACCGTGTGTGGCGCAGGGGTTGCTTGGCATGCAGGGCAAGGGTCGTGGCCCGGCATCCAGACGAACAACGCCAACCAGGTCACCATCGGAATCGAGGCAGCGTCCGCCGGCCAAGACTGGCCCCCCGCGCAGTACAACGCCTACGTGCGTGGAGTCGCAGCGATCCTCCGCAAACTCGGACAGCCCGCCTCCCACGCCATCGGGCACAAGGAGTGGGGCGCCATCCAGGGCAAGTGGGATCCCGGTGCGATCGACATGAACAAGTTCCGCCGCGACGTGCAGGCAGTCATCGACCGCAAAGCGCCCGTCGTCGTGGTCAACGAAATCAACGAGACCGCGAAGCGCGCAACGTGGCTCGGTAAGCGCGGCACCGCAGGCGAAACCTCGGTCGGCAAAGACGGCAAGGGCCGCATGGTGGCGTTCGAGAACGGTCACGTCTACTTCTATCCCGGCCTCGGTGCACACGCCATCCCACACGGTGGACTGTTTGAAGCGTTCGCCGACTACGGATACGAACGCGGCGCACTCGGCTACCCCGTCCGCGACTTCACCAAGCTCGACCACGGTGCAGTGCAAGCGTTCCAGGGCGGCGTCCTTTACCGCCAAGATGGAGCCGCTAAAGGCTTCTACGTGACCGGCGACATCGGTAAACGCTACGCCGACACCGGCTACGAGAAGGGGCCGTGGGGCTATCCGACCTCGAACGAGTTCGTCGACAGCGACGGCAACCGCGTCCAGACCTTTGAGCACACCGTTGCTCGCTGGCATTCAAGCCACGTCGTGGCAACCACCGCAGGGAAGGCATGA